A stretch of the uncultured Desulfobacter sp. genome encodes the following:
- the crcB gene encoding fluoride efflux transporter CrcB produces MIKIAMVGLGGAMGAVCRFLVYEGYINIVKNTSLPLGTITVNVLGCFIIGLLGGIADTRQIFPPEMRLLIFTGFLGGFTTFSTFGFELFLYMRNGQVGLAVLNGLIQLSAGLLFVWAGFILSKTF; encoded by the coding sequence ATGATCAAAATAGCAATGGTAGGATTAGGCGGTGCCATGGGAGCAGTATGCCGCTTTCTGGTGTATGAAGGATATATCAATATTGTAAAAAACACATCGCTTCCACTAGGAACCATCACCGTTAACGTTTTAGGATGCTTTATCATAGGACTTTTAGGCGGCATTGCCGATACTCGGCAAATCTTTCCACCGGAAATGCGGTTACTCATTTTTACCGGTTTTTTAGGCGGATTCACCACATTTTCCACATTTGGATTTGAACTGTTCTTATATATGCGCAACGGTCAAGTCGGCTTGGCCGTCCTAAACGGCCTGATCCAGTTAAGCGCCGGATTACTTTTCGTCTGGGCCGGTTTTATACTGTCAAAAACGTTTTAA
- a CDS encoding HAMP domain-containing sensor histidine kinase encodes MMTSRRSIIIFWTLLLVPAMVLAGFAFRQLSFEQERIRRAQITALEDQTRVVAQNLDHSMATLQANLTRSLLNLNVSNLSAPALGERLLAWEKTNPLIRNVFIFSPRKGLLYPQRSRAATGEERQFITRFNPLMTGAISFEFHHPAAREDKKAFKRTAGSGDLYSLSSQSVPAIPEKKSIASDSAPKAASNLEKSGWIPWFSDNQLYVLGWTQPEPEGMIYGIELEMMVLLSRLITDIPQNNRKGTALVVTDGNGTPLHHTGPLQFNNNPETKNAVAKMDLSERLPHWSVCVFTDDSALSESNNFLVIALVLVGILVTAIVSAGILITRLTLAQIKDAQQKTSFVAAVSHELKTPLTSIRMYAELLLSKRVSAPEKQQSYLEVMVAESERLTRLINNILDFGKLEQGRKKYRISEFDMGQFLGECIHTNRIRLRQAGFEVITQIPNQVFTVKTDRDAMAQVFLNLMDNAIKYAGSGHFLKIILARTSQDVQIKIQDDGTGIDPMLKEKIFDKFFRADNSLTTSKPGSGLGLSITRHMLRDLGGDIVMDTTLARGTGFIIRIPIHE; translated from the coding sequence ATGATGACCAGCCGGCGATCAATCATTATATTCTGGACCCTGCTTTTAGTACCTGCCATGGTGCTGGCAGGGTTCGCTTTTCGCCAACTCTCTTTTGAACAGGAACGGATACGCAGGGCCCAAATTACAGCACTTGAAGACCAGACCAGGGTGGTGGCCCAAAACCTTGACCACAGCATGGCCACCCTCCAGGCCAACCTAACCCGGTCCCTGCTGAATTTAAATGTAAGCAACCTAAGCGCCCCGGCCCTTGGCGAACGCCTTTTAGCCTGGGAAAAGACCAACCCCCTGATAAGAAATGTGTTCATTTTCTCCCCACGAAAAGGCCTATTGTATCCCCAGCGTTCCCGGGCAGCCACAGGAGAGGAAAGACAGTTTATCACCCGCTTTAACCCGCTTATGACCGGAGCCATCTCCTTTGAATTTCATCACCCGGCCGCCAGGGAGGATAAAAAGGCGTTCAAAAGAACAGCCGGTTCCGGTGACTTATATAGCCTGTCCAGCCAATCGGTACCCGCAATACCAGAAAAAAAGAGTATCGCCTCCGACAGCGCCCCAAAAGCCGCCTCGAATTTGGAAAAGTCCGGTTGGATTCCCTGGTTCAGCGATAACCAGCTTTATGTACTGGGATGGACGCAGCCTGAACCGGAGGGGATGATCTACGGCATTGAACTTGAGATGATGGTCCTTTTATCACGGCTGATAACGGATATCCCCCAAAACAATCGGAAGGGCACGGCACTTGTGGTCACGGACGGCAACGGCACGCCCCTTCACCACACAGGCCCTTTGCAATTTAACAATAATCCGGAAACAAAGAATGCCGTGGCCAAAATGGATTTATCCGAACGTCTGCCCCACTGGTCTGTGTGCGTGTTTACCGATGACTCAGCCTTGTCGGAATCAAACAACTTCTTAGTCATCGCCCTGGTCCTGGTGGGTATATTGGTGACGGCCATTGTATCCGCAGGCATTTTGATTACCCGGCTGACTCTGGCACAGATCAAAGATGCCCAACAAAAAACATCCTTTGTGGCAGCCGTATCCCATGAACTGAAGACCCCGCTGACCAGCATCCGGATGTATGCGGAACTGCTGCTGTCAAAAAGGGTGTCAGCCCCTGAAAAGCAGCAGTCTTATCTTGAAGTGATGGTGGCAGAAAGTGAACGCCTTACCCGCCTGATAAATAACATTTTGGATTTTGGAAAACTTGAGCAGGGCAGAAAAAAATACCGAATCAGTGAATTTGATATGGGGCAATTTTTAGGAGAATGCATACACACCAACCGAATCCGGTTGAGGCAGGCGGGATTTGAAGTGATCACGCAAATCCCTAATCAAGTATTTACCGTCAAAACGGATCGGGATGCCATGGCCCAGGTCTTTTTAAACCTGATGGACAATGCCATCAAATATGCAGGATCAGGTCACTTTTTAAAAATCATTTTAGCCAGGACATCCCAGGATGTGCAGATAAAGATACAGGATGACGGCACAGGTATTGACCCGATGCTCAAAGAAAAAATATTTGATAAATTTTTCAGGGCTGATAATTCACTCACCACATCCAAGCCGGGGTCAGGCCTGGGACTAAGCATTACCCGTCACATGCTTCGGGATTTAGGCGGCGATATCGTCATGGACACAACGCTCGCCCGGGGCACAGGCTTTATAATAAGGATACCCATCCATGAATAA
- a CDS encoding nitroreductase: protein MELQSAIKERKSVRGYLDKPVPKEVLKQILEISVRAPSTKNTQPWQFYVVTGATLAQLKKANEDRFTSSEAPPEEMAHTLIEPEKGTVYRDRQVDIGIRLFKAMDIGREDKDKRIDWMKRGFRYFDAPAAIILVGNKSSPIEWTYLDAGLVIQNICLAAVDFGLGTCIENQGIMYSDVLRDIVKIPDDKRLVVAIAIGYPDEGFPANKVISPREKVEDVVTWCQ from the coding sequence ATGGAATTACAATCTGCCATTAAAGAAAGAAAAAGTGTTCGCGGATATTTAGATAAACCGGTCCCCAAAGAGGTTTTAAAGCAAATTCTGGAAATTTCCGTCAGGGCGCCGTCTACAAAGAATACGCAGCCTTGGCAATTTTATGTGGTTACCGGTGCGACTTTGGCGCAGCTTAAGAAGGCAAATGAAGACCGCTTTACCAGTTCTGAAGCCCCTCCCGAGGAGATGGCGCACACGCTGATTGAACCGGAAAAAGGAACTGTTTATCGTGACCGTCAAGTGGACATTGGAATACGCTTGTTCAAAGCCATGGACATCGGCAGAGAAGATAAAGATAAACGAATCGATTGGATGAAACGCGGGTTCCGGTATTTTGATGCCCCTGCAGCGATTATCCTTGTCGGTAATAAATCCAGTCCCATTGAATGGACCTACCTAGATGCCGGATTGGTTATTCAAAATATCTGCCTGGCTGCCGTTGATTTTGGTCTTGGCACCTGTATCGAAAACCAGGGTATCATGTATTCCGACGTATTGAGAGATATTGTCAAAATTCCCGACGACAAGCGTCTGGTTGTTGCCATTGCCATTGGATATCCGGACGAGGGTTTTCCTGCAAACAAGGTGATCAGTCCCCGGGAAAAAGTGGAAGATGTTGTGACTTGGTGCCAATGA
- a CDS encoding YbgC/FadM family acyl-CoA thioesterase, which produces MNNTKQITNMHAADQDTAIHHLKARVYYEDTDHSGVVYHANYLKYFERAREDIFGVENLVQMWQDKSIGFAVYKAEIGYHDGAQFGDLLDIRTTCEKQGAYRVVFFHSAWRPDQKKPAVTCTLELVCLGPGKKLLPIPEFDFLN; this is translated from the coding sequence ATGAATAATACAAAACAAATCACAAATATGCATGCAGCAGATCAGGACACGGCCATTCATCACCTTAAGGCCAGAGTATATTATGAAGATACGGATCACTCCGGCGTGGTTTACCACGCCAATTATCTGAAATATTTTGAACGGGCCAGAGAAGATATATTCGGCGTAGAAAACCTGGTACAGATGTGGCAAGACAAAAGCATCGGTTTTGCCGTATACAAAGCGGAAATCGGATATCATGACGGCGCACAATTTGGAGATCTCTTAGATATTCGCACCACCTGTGAAAAACAAGGGGCATACCGGGTGGTATTTTTTCACAGCGCCTGGCGCCCGGACCAAAAAAAGCCGGCAGTGACCTGCACCCTGGAACTGGTATGCCTTGGACCCGGCAAAAAGCTTTTGCCCATTCCGGAATTCGATTTTCTTAATTAG
- a CDS encoding ATPase P produces MIRIEIPGTGPVNIQHVMFDYNGTIATDGRILDGVGAAMNKLAHLLDFHVVTADTFGSVQTQLEGVTAEVVLISNQDQDQKKLDVLNRIGADTTMAVGNGVNDALMLKHAVLGVAVLGEEGMALPALMSCDVMIRHILDVFSFFENPKRLIATLRN; encoded by the coding sequence ATGATCCGCATAGAAATTCCCGGCACAGGTCCGGTTAATATTCAACATGTGATGTTTGATTACAACGGCACCATCGCGACGGATGGCCGTATTCTCGACGGGGTAGGGGCCGCCATGAACAAGCTTGCCCACCTGCTCGATTTCCATGTGGTCACAGCCGATACCTTTGGGTCGGTCCAGACACAGCTTGAGGGGGTTACGGCTGAGGTTGTACTGATTTCAAATCAGGACCAGGATCAGAAAAAACTGGATGTGCTCAATCGCATCGGCGCGGACACCACCATGGCTGTTGGCAACGGGGTTAATGACGCCTTGATGCTTAAACATGCCGTGTTAGGCGTCGCCGTGCTTGGGGAGGAGGGGATGGCGTTGCCGGCTTTGATGTCCTGCGATGTGATGATCCGGCATATTCTGGATGTCTTTTCCTTCTTTGAAAACCCTAAACGGTTGATTGCCACACTGAGAAATTGA
- a CDS encoding sigma-54 dependent transcriptional regulator produces MNSPNPDNPILIVDNDPKILAAVETVLRMAGFDNITAIQDSRDVIRTMERRIPGLVLLDLNLPHITGDHLLKSIRKTWPRIPVIVLTGNVEVDTAVKCMKIGAMDYILKPVDPDRLVKSVKQALDGGQASGQLSKPMHQELFAQIKRPSAFKNIITQDSQMHAIFHYVEAVAPSPQPVLIFGETGVGKELIGQSIHNLSGRKGKLVKVNVAGLDDNVFSDTLFGHVPGAFTSARNARPGLILKASGGTLMLDEIGDLALTSQVKLLRLLQEGDYLALGSDITRHSDTRIIASTNQDLWTLEKQGKFRKDLIYRLSTHTLTIPPLRERLLDLPLLLDRFICQAADELDKPVPDIPKSLIETMETYPFKGNIRELKSMVYDAMSRYQGGAISAGLFNVFTRSDHGSGVPLPLDPGLPTLKQAANELIEKAMAHTGGNQSAAAKILGISQQALSKRLQKLRKEG; encoded by the coding sequence TTGAATTCACCAAATCCCGATAATCCCATATTAATAGTGGATAACGATCCAAAAATTCTTGCTGCAGTGGAAACGGTGCTTCGCATGGCCGGTTTTGACAACATCACCGCCATTCAGGATTCAAGGGATGTGATCAGGACCATGGAGCGTAGAATTCCCGGACTGGTCCTGCTGGATTTGAATCTGCCTCATATCACCGGGGACCATCTGTTAAAAAGTATCCGGAAAACCTGGCCGAGGATTCCGGTTATTGTGCTTACAGGTAATGTTGAGGTGGATACGGCGGTAAAATGCATGAAAATCGGAGCCATGGATTATATCCTTAAGCCTGTTGACCCGGATCGCCTGGTTAAATCGGTAAAGCAGGCACTTGACGGCGGCCAGGCTTCAGGGCAGCTTTCAAAGCCCATGCACCAGGAACTGTTTGCTCAGATAAAAAGACCTTCAGCCTTCAAGAATATCATTACCCAGGACAGTCAGATGCATGCCATTTTTCATTATGTGGAGGCTGTGGCCCCGTCTCCCCAACCGGTGCTGATTTTTGGGGAAACAGGGGTGGGGAAAGAATTGATTGGTCAAAGTATTCACAATCTGAGCGGTCGCAAGGGAAAATTGGTCAAGGTGAATGTGGCAGGGTTGGATGATAATGTGTTTTCAGATACCTTGTTCGGGCATGTGCCCGGTGCGTTTACCAGCGCCCGGAACGCCCGGCCCGGTTTGATCCTGAAGGCCTCAGGTGGAACTTTAATGCTGGATGAGATCGGCGATCTGGCATTAACATCCCAGGTTAAACTGCTCAGGTTGCTCCAGGAAGGCGATTATCTGGCACTGGGGTCAGATATTACCCGGCATTCGGACACCCGGATTATTGCTTCCACCAACCAGGATCTGTGGACACTTGAAAAACAGGGTAAATTCAGGAAGGATTTGATTTACCGCCTTTCCACGCATACCTTGACCATACCGCCGCTTAGGGAACGTCTTTTAGATCTTCCTTTACTTCTTGACCGGTTTATCTGTCAGGCCGCCGATGAACTGGATAAGCCTGTACCGGATATCCCGAAAAGCCTTATTGAAACTATGGAAACATATCCGTTCAAAGGAAATATCAGAGAGTTAAAATCCATGGTTTACGATGCCATGTCAAGATACCAGGGCGGCGCTATCTCTGCAGGTCTGTTCAATGTGTTCACCCGGTCTGATCATGGTAGCGGGGTTCCTTTGCCCTTAGATCCGGGACTTCCGACGTTAAAGCAGGCCGCTAATGAACTGATAGAAAAAGCCATGGCTCATACGGGGGGCAATCAGTCTGCTGCAGCAAAAATCTTGGGTATTTCTCAGCAGGCACTCAGCAAACGCCTCCAAAAGCTTCGCAAAGAGGGGTGA
- the acs gene encoding acetate--CoA ligase, which yields MSENIFHAPDTFRENAWIKSMDEYQAMYKRSVEDPEGFWGEIAETFYWEKKWDKVRDFNYSMSKGPVSIEWFKNAKTNITYNCLDRHLETRGDQAAFIWEGNSPDEDMVITYRELYEKVCRFANALKESGVGKGDRVAIYLPMIPELAITMMACARIGAVHSIVFGGFSSEALSNRIMDSLCKVLITSDGVMRGAKSVPLKGNADQALKMCEDLGHSVGTCFVVNRTGSEVNMVENRDVWWHEAAQAQSAECPVEWMDAEDPLFILYTSGSTGTPKGVQHNVGGYMVYTGTTFKYIFDYHEGDVYWCTADIGWVTGHSYIVYGPLSQGATSIIFEGVPTYPDPGRFWATVEKWKVNQFYTAPTAIRALMAQGEEWVEKYDLSSLRVLGSVGEPINPEAWQWYHKYVGKGQCPIVDTWWQTETGGIMISALPYAIDQKPGSATLPFFSVQPVVLSEDGKELEGACDGILAIKEPWPGQMRTVYNNHDRFEMTYFQMFDGYYFAGDGCRRDEDGYIWITGRVDDVINVSGHRMSTAEVEAALGSHINVAEAAVIGFPHDIKGQGIYAFVTLNVGVAASDELMADLKKHVRSEIGPIATPDIINFASDLPKTRSGKIMRRILRKIATDEYDQLGDVSTLSDPEVVGTLINSHKELMK from the coding sequence ATGAGCGAGAACATTTTTCATGCACCGGATACATTTCGTGAAAATGCCTGGATTAAATCTATGGATGAATATCAGGCTATGTACAAAAGATCCGTGGAAGATCCTGAAGGGTTCTGGGGTGAAATTGCAGAAACGTTTTATTGGGAAAAAAAATGGGACAAGGTTCGGGATTTTAACTACAGCATGTCCAAGGGACCCGTGTCCATTGAGTGGTTTAAAAATGCCAAGACAAACATAACCTATAATTGTCTGGATCGTCATCTGGAGACCCGGGGTGACCAGGCGGCTTTTATCTGGGAGGGAAACAGCCCGGACGAGGATATGGTGATCACCTACCGCGAACTGTATGAAAAAGTGTGCCGCTTTGCCAATGCCTTGAAAGAGAGCGGGGTGGGTAAGGGTGACCGTGTGGCCATATACCTGCCCATGATACCGGAACTTGCCATAACCATGATGGCCTGTGCCAGAATCGGGGCCGTGCACTCCATTGTATTCGGCGGGTTTTCTTCCGAGGCTTTGTCCAACAGAATCATGGATTCCCTTTGCAAGGTTTTGATTACATCGGACGGTGTAATGCGTGGGGCCAAGTCTGTTCCCCTCAAGGGCAATGCAGACCAGGCCCTGAAGATGTGCGAAGATTTAGGACACAGTGTCGGCACCTGTTTTGTGGTCAATCGCACCGGTTCTGAAGTGAATATGGTCGAAAACCGGGATGTCTGGTGGCACGAAGCCGCCCAGGCCCAGAGTGCCGAGTGTCCCGTGGAATGGATGGATGCCGAGGATCCACTGTTTATCCTTTATACCTCCGGTTCCACAGGCACGCCCAAGGGGGTTCAACACAATGTCGGCGGATATATGGTCTACACCGGCACGACCTTTAAATATATATTTGACTACCACGAAGGTGATGTCTACTGGTGCACGGCAGATATCGGCTGGGTAACGGGTCACTCTTATATTGTTTACGGCCCGCTTTCCCAAGGTGCTACATCCATTATATTTGAAGGTGTTCCCACCTATCCGGATCCCGGCAGGTTCTGGGCCACTGTGGAAAAATGGAAAGTTAATCAGTTCTACACCGCGCCCACAGCTATTCGCGCGCTCATGGCCCAGGGCGAGGAATGGGTAGAAAAATATGATCTTTCCTCTCTGCGGGTTTTGGGATCCGTGGGCGAGCCCATCAATCCCGAGGCGTGGCAGTGGTATCATAAATATGTGGGCAAGGGACAGTGCCCCATTGTGGATACCTGGTGGCAGACAGAGACCGGCGGTATCATGATTTCTGCTTTGCCCTATGCCATTGACCAGAAACCCGGTTCCGCCACTCTGCCGTTTTTCTCTGTGCAGCCTGTGGTGCTCAGTGAAGATGGAAAAGAGCTGGAAGGGGCCTGCGATGGAATCCTTGCCATCAAAGAGCCATGGCCTGGCCAGATGCGCACGGTTTATAACAACCATGACCGGTTTGAAATGACCTATTTCCAGATGTTTGACGGATATTATTTTGCAGGTGACGGCTGCCGCAGGGATGAGGATGGCTATATTTGGATCACCGGCCGTGTGGATGACGTGATTAACGTGTCCGGACATCGTATGAGTACGGCAGAAGTGGAAGCCGCTTTGGGCAGTCATATTAATGTAGCCGAAGCCGCAGTCATTGGCTTTCCCCATGACATCAAGGGGCAGGGAATTTATGCGTTTGTTACCTTGAATGTCGGTGTAGCTGCATCCGATGAGCTGATGGCTGATTTGAAAAAACATGTAAGAAGTGAAATCGGGCCCATTGCCACGCCGGATATCATCAATTTTGCTTCGGATCTGCCCAAGACTCGGTCCGGCAAGATTATGAGACGAATCTTAAGAAAGATTGCAACGGACGAGTATGACCAGCTTGGCGATGTCTCCACGTTATCTGATCCTGAAGTTGTGGGCACTCTGATCAACAGCCATAAAGAATTAATGAAATAA
- a CDS encoding response regulator transcription factor, with translation MNNTTILVAEDDIHIRIGLTDTLESEGYQVIEAGDGNEALAEFDQKSPDLVLLDVMMPGKSGYDVCRAIRIKDAMVPVIMLTAKGEEIDKVVGLKLGADDYITKPFGIHELLARIDAVLRRAKRFKSPAAKDKGKAPFPFAGFTVDPKRFKMTGTDKNFDLSKREIELLKLFAAHPGEVLDRDTILTRIWGVDYGGTTRTLDQHIAMLRKKIEKKPATPVIITTVHGVGYRFESDE, from the coding sequence ATGAATAACACAACCATACTGGTGGCAGAAGACGACATCCATATACGGATCGGTTTAACAGACACCCTGGAAAGTGAAGGATATCAGGTCATTGAGGCGGGAGACGGCAATGAAGCCCTGGCCGAATTTGATCAAAAAAGCCCGGATCTTGTACTCTTGGACGTCATGATGCCGGGCAAAAGCGGTTATGATGTGTGCCGGGCCATTCGGATAAAAGATGCCATGGTGCCGGTGATTATGCTCACGGCCAAAGGCGAAGAGATCGACAAGGTGGTAGGGCTGAAACTGGGGGCGGACGACTACATCACCAAACCGTTCGGAATTCATGAACTTCTGGCAAGAATTGATGCGGTGTTACGCCGGGCCAAAAGATTCAAAAGTCCCGCAGCAAAAGATAAAGGCAAAGCCCCTTTCCCTTTTGCCGGTTTCACAGTTGACCCCAAACGATTTAAAATGACAGGCACAGACAAAAATTTTGATCTTTCAAAAAGGGAAATCGAACTGCTCAAACTCTTTGCAGCACATCCCGGTGAAGTGCTGGATCGAGATACGATTTTAACCCGTATCTGGGGTGTGGATTATGGCGGAACAACCCGGACCCTTGACCAACATATTGCAATGTTAAGAAAAAAAATTGAAAAAAAACCTGCAACCCCTGTGATCATTACAACTGTTCACGGTGTGGGATACAGATTCGAATCAGATGAGTAG
- a CDS encoding VWA domain-containing protein, producing the protein MKPKFSKTTTVAAILIVSIFMVTQVPGISQAKSVPDRVTCRVETDRSVLPAGDPQNVILKISLDAPTVPENTTRPRVNIALVMDRSGSMGGTKIQMAKAAAMEALSRLGKDDVFSLITYDTEVSTPVPAQKVKETRSIIRAIKNIEAGGNTALFGGVSQGAAEIRKNVEGDYVNRVVLLSDGIANVGPSNPSDLGRLGAGLFKENISVTTVGVGTDYNEDLMAQLAQKSDGNTYFAESGRDLPRIFAAELGNVLNVVAKQVVVTITLPSGIEPVEIIGREGRIRGNRIELSMNQLYGGQEKFALVEVRMDGQKEGSSVEIAKADVSYQDPFSMKTLGAQAKATARFSRNKAKIEASTNAQVVKDYQLNLNALAQEKAIELSDQGKTKEAAKKLRQSAAALRGFAGKYNDEQAFEEAQEAEIQADVLETQGMSKKSRKALRTKSYQMKNQQIQK; encoded by the coding sequence ATGAAACCCAAGTTTAGCAAAACAACAACAGTTGCCGCAATTCTTATTGTTTCCATATTTATGGTTACCCAGGTTCCGGGTATTTCCCAGGCCAAGTCAGTCCCGGACCGTGTCACCTGCCGGGTGGAGACGGACAGATCCGTACTGCCCGCAGGTGATCCCCAGAACGTCATCCTAAAGATCAGTTTGGATGCTCCGACAGTTCCTGAAAACACCACCCGCCCCCGGGTAAATATTGCTCTGGTGATGGACCGGTCCGGCTCCATGGGCGGCACAAAAATTCAAATGGCCAAGGCTGCAGCCATGGAAGCGCTGTCCCGGCTCGGCAAAGATGACGTGTTTTCCCTTATCACCTACGACACGGAGGTCTCCACCCCAGTTCCGGCCCAAAAAGTTAAGGAAACCAGATCAATTATCCGTGCCATTAAAAATATAGAAGCCGGCGGTAACACTGCTCTTTTCGGCGGGGTAAGCCAGGGGGCCGCAGAAATCAGAAAAAACGTTGAAGGAGATTATGTTAACCGTGTGGTGCTCCTGTCCGACGGCATAGCCAATGTCGGCCCAAGCAACCCGTCTGATTTAGGACGCCTTGGGGCAGGACTGTTCAAAGAAAACATCTCTGTGACCACCGTGGGCGTGGGCACGGACTACAACGAAGATCTCATGGCCCAACTGGCCCAGAAAAGTGACGGCAATACCTATTTTGCCGAATCCGGAAGGGATCTGCCCCGGATCTTTGCCGCGGAACTAGGAAATGTACTCAATGTAGTAGCCAAACAGGTGGTGGTGACCATCACCCTGCCGTCCGGTATCGAACCTGTGGAGATCATCGGCAGAGAAGGCCGTATCCGAGGCAACCGCATTGAACTCTCCATGAACCAGTTGTATGGTGGACAGGAAAAGTTCGCGCTGGTGGAAGTTCGCATGGACGGCCAAAAAGAGGGCAGTTCTGTTGAAATTGCTAAAGCCGACGTATCTTATCAAGATCCGTTTTCCATGAAAACCCTTGGTGCCCAGGCAAAAGCCACAGCCCGCTTCAGCCGGAACAAGGCCAAAATCGAAGCATCCACCAATGCTCAGGTGGTCAAGGATTACCAGCTCAATCTCAATGCCCTGGCCCAGGAAAAAGCTATTGAACTGTCTGACCAGGGAAAAACCAAAGAGGCTGCCAAGAAATTAAGACAGTCGGCTGCGGCCTTGAGAGGATTTGCCGGCAAATACAATGACGAACAAGCATTTGAAGAAGCCCAGGAAGCTGAAATCCAGGCCGATGTACTGGAAACCCAGGGCATGAGCAAAAAAAGCAGAAAAGCGCTTAGGACCAAATCTTACCAAATGAAAAACCAGCAGATTCAAAAATAG
- a CDS encoding acetate kinase, producing the protein MKVLVINSGSSSLKYKLFDLAGPKVICAGLVERIGSPESSLVHTLYPDQGPGEKIEMLELFENHTQAIEKVAALLMSGDDPLVKSAQELAAIGHRVAQGGEIFKENCIVDAEAIEGIRKNIVLAPLHNPANLAGIEAAIAHFSGVPSVAVFDTLFASKLPDYVYRYALPAAYYSEYKVRRYGFHGASHAYVTKTLAGLMGKPINDLVNIVCHLGNGSSITAVNGGVCQETSMGMTPTSGLIMGTRCGDIDPSLPAYLSSCTGKSAAQIQTVLDRESGLAGICGMNDMRDIHKAIASGDDNARLAFEMLCHGIKKYIGAYYAVLGRLDAIAFTAGIGENDPKVREKCLEGLEHLGIIVDQERNAGLRGKSARISADDSAVEVWVVPTDEEFEIATICKDLVTA; encoded by the coding sequence ATGAAAGTACTTGTCATTAATTCAGGAAGTTCCTCCTTGAAGTATAAATTGTTTGATCTGGCCGGGCCCAAGGTGATCTGCGCGGGGCTGGTGGAGCGAATCGGCAGTCCGGAAAGCAGCCTGGTTCATACGCTGTACCCGGACCAAGGTCCCGGTGAAAAAATCGAGATGCTTGAGCTCTTTGAAAATCATACCCAGGCCATTGAAAAGGTGGCTGCTTTATTGATGAGCGGAGATGATCCGCTGGTTAAATCTGCACAAGAACTTGCAGCCATTGGGCATCGGGTGGCCCAGGGCGGTGAAATTTTTAAGGAAAACTGCATTGTGGATGCTGAGGCAATTGAGGGCATTCGAAAGAATATTGTGTTGGCACCTTTGCATAACCCAGCCAATTTGGCCGGTATTGAAGCGGCCATAGCGCATTTTTCAGGTGTGCCTTCAGTGGCCGTTTTTGACACGCTGTTTGCAAGCAAGCTTCCTGATTATGTTTACCGGTATGCGTTGCCTGCGGCTTATTACAGTGAATATAAAGTCAGGCGATACGGATTTCATGGGGCCTCCCACGCCTATGTCACGAAAACGCTTGCCGGTCTGATGGGAAAACCTATAAATGATCTGGTCAATATCGTCTGCCATCTGGGTAATGGATCCTCCATTACAGCTGTTAACGGCGGCGTGTGCCAAGAAACCTCTATGGGTATGACACCCACTTCCGGTCTGATCATGGGAACTCGGTGCGGTGATATTGATCCGTCTCTGCCGGCCTATCTTAGCTCTTGCACGGGAAAAAGTGCCGCACAGATTCAGACCGTGCTTGACCGTGAAAGCGGTCTTGCCGGCATATGCGGTATGAATGACATGCGGGATATTCATAAAGCCATTGCCTCGGGTGACGACAATGCCAGACTTGCCTTTGAGATGCTGTGTCACGGCATTAAGAAATATATCGGGGCCTACTATGCTGTGCTTGGTCGTCTGGATGCCATTGCCTTTACCGCCGGTATCGGGGAAAATGACCCTAAAGTGCGGGAAAAATGCCTGGAAGGGCTTGAACATCTGGGAATCATTGTTGATCAAGAGCGTAATGCGGGTTTGAGAGGGAAATCTGCTCGTATCTCCGCTGATGACAGCGCCGTGGAGGTCTGGGTTGTTCCCACGGATGAAGAATTTGAGATTGCAACCATCTGCAAAGATCTTGTAACCGCCTGA